The proteins below come from a single Molothrus ater isolate BHLD 08-10-18 breed brown headed cowbird chromosome 3, BPBGC_Mater_1.1, whole genome shotgun sequence genomic window:
- the KLHL31 gene encoding kelch-like protein 31 translates to MAPKKKNVKKNKADINETTIIVEDSPLSKLNGLNGLLEGGNGFSCISSEVSDSSYCPNLLEGLSKMRQENFLCDLTISTKTKSFNVHKVVMASSSEYFHNILKKDPSTQRVDLNDVSPVGLATVITYAYTGKLTLSLYTIGSIISTAIYLQIHTLTKMCCDFLVQEISVENCMYIANIAETYGLKTTKEAAHKFIRDNFIEFSETDQFLKLTFDQINELLADDDLQLPSEIVAFQIAIKWLEFDQKRVKFAANLLSNIRFGTISAQDLVNYVQTVPRMMQDADCHKLLVDAMNYHLLPYHQNTLQSRRTRIRGGFRVLVTVGGRPALTEKSLSRDILYRDPENGWKKLSEMPAKSFNQCVTVMDGFLYVAGGEDQNDARNQAKHAVSNFCRYDPRFNSWIHLANMNQRRTHFSLNVFNGLLFAVGGRNSEGCLSSVECYVPATNQWQMKAPLEVPRCCHASAVVDGQILVTGGYINNAYSRSVCMYDPSKDSWQDKASLSTPRGWHCAVSLLERVYVMGGSQLGGRAERVDVLPVERYSPYTGQWNYVAPLQTGVSTAGASTLNGKIYLVGGWNEIEKKYKKCIQCYNPDLNEWTEEDELPEATVGVSCCTISMPNTKTRESRASSVSSVPVSI, encoded by the exons ATGGCCCCTAAGAAGAAGAAtgtgaaaaagaacaaagcagaTATCAACGAAACAACTATCATTGTGGAAGATAGCCCCCTCAGTAAACTAAATGGTTTGAATGGACTCTTGGAAGGAGGAAATGGTTTCAGCTGCATCTCATCTGAGGTTTCTGACTCATCATACTGCCCGAACCTCTTGGAAGGTCTAAGCAAAATGAGACAAGAAAATTTCCTTTGTGACTTGACTATCAGTACCAAAACCAAATCTTTCAATGTTCATAAGGTAGTGATGGCTTCAAGCAGTGAATACTTTCACAACATCTTAAAGAAAGATCCATCCACTCAAAGAGTGGACCTCAATGATGTGTCCCCAGTGGGTCTAGCTACTGTTATCACCTATGCTTACACTGGAAAACTTACTCTCTCACTTTACACAATAGGTAGTATTATTTCCACAGCAATTTATCTACAGATTCACACCCTTACAAAGATGTGCTGTGATTTTCTAGTCCAAGAAATCAGTGTTGAGAACTGTATGTACATTGCCAATATTGCAGAAACATACGGACTAAAAACAACCAAGGAAGCAGCACACAAATTTATTAGAGACAACTTCATTGAGTTTTCAGAAACTGATCAGTTCCTAAAACTTACTTTTGATCAGATTAATGAACTTCTTGCAGATGATGACTTACAGTTGCCTTCTGAAATTGTTGCATTCCAGATTGCAATAAAATGGCTGGAATTTGACCAAAAAAGAGTAAAGTTTGCTGCCAACCTCTTAAGTAACATCCGTTTTGGTACCATCTCAGCCCAAGACCTTGTCAATTATGTTCAAACTGTGCCAAGAATGATGCAAGATGCAGACTGCCACAAGCTCCTAGTGGATGCCATGAACTATCACTTGCTTCCCTATCACCAGAATACACTTCAGTCCAGAAGAACAAGGATCCGTGGAGGTTTCAGAGTCTTAGTTACTGTTGGGGGACGCCCTGCTTTAACAGAAAAGTCTCTTAGCAGAGACATCTTATACAGAGATCCTGAAAACGGATGGAAGAAGCTAAGTGAAATGCCTGCTAAAAGTTTTAATCAGTGTGTCACAGTGATGGATGGATTTCTCTATGTGGCTGGTGGGGAAGACCAGAATGATGCTAGGAACCAAGCCAAGCATGCAGTCAGCAATTTCTGCAG ATATGACCCTCGTTTCAATAGCTGGATTCACTTGGCAAACATGAATCAGCGGCGCACCCACTTCAGCCTGAACGTGTTCAATGGGCTCCTCTTCGCGGTGGGAGGCCGCAACTCCGAGGGCTGCCTCTCCTCTGTCGAGTGCTACGTGCCTGCAACTAACCAGTGGCAGATGAAGGCCCCGCTGGAGGTGCCGCGGTGCTGCCACGCCAGCGCCGTGGTGGATGGCCAGATCCTGGTCACGGGAGGTTACATCAATAACGCTTACTCACGCTCGGTGTGCATGTACGACCCCAGCAAAGACAGCTGGCAGGACAAGGCCAGCCTCAGCACCCCGAGGGGCTGGCACTGCGCAGTGTCCCTTCTGGAGAGGGTCTACGTCATGGGTGGGTCTCAGCTGGGGGGGCGAGCAGAAAGGGTCGATGTTCTCCCTGTGGAGCGTTACAGCCCATACACGGGCCAGTGGAATTACGTGGCGCCGCTTCAAACCGGAGTTAGCACGGCTGGCGCCTCCACCCTCAACGGGAAAATTTACTTAGTGGGTGGCTGGaatgaaatagagaaaaagtACAAGAAATGCATTCAGTGCTATAACCCAGATCTCAATGAATGGACAGAGGAAGATGAGCTGCCTGAGGCCACTGTGGGTGTATCTTGTTGTACTATATCCATGCCCAACACCAAGACGAGGGAGTCCAGGGCCAGCTCAGTCTCTTCTGTCCCAGTCAGTATCTAA